A DNA window from Paralichthys olivaceus isolate ysfri-2021 chromosome 11, ASM2471397v2, whole genome shotgun sequence contains the following coding sequences:
- the myo7aa gene encoding myosin VIIAa isoform X7, with product MVILQQGDYVWLDLKSGREFEVPIGAVVKLCDSGQIQVLDDEGNEHWISPQNATNIKPMHPTSIHGVEDMIRLGDLNEAGILRNLLIRYREKLIYTNCGGRTYTGSILVAVNPYQLLPIYTADQIRLYTNKKIGEMPPHIFAIADNCYFNMQRNNRDQCCIISGESGAGKTESTKLILQFLAAISGQHSWIEQQVLEANPILEAFGNAKTIRNDNSSRFGKYIDIHFNKRGAIEGAKIEQYLLEKSRVCRQAFDERNYHVFYCMLKGMTAEEKKKLGLSKATDYTYLTIGKCTVCDGRDDLKEYSNIRSAMKVLMFTDKENWEISKLLAAILHMGNLRYEARTYDNLDACEVVRCPHLTTAATLLEVDSKDLMNCLTSRTLITRGETVSTPLSMEQALDVRDAFVKGIYGRLFVWIVEKINAAIYKPPSSQPKYLRRSIGLLDIFGFENFTVNSFEQLCINFANENLQQFFVRHVFKLEQEEYNLENINWQHIEFTDNQDALDMIAIKPMNIISLIDEESKFPKGTDTTMLNKLNFQHKLHTNYIPPKNNYETQFGIQHFAGVVFYETRGFLEKNRDTLYGDIIQLVHSSKNKFIKQIFQADVAMGAETRKRSPTLSSQFKRSLELLMRTLSVCQPFFVRCIKPNEYKKPMLFDRDLCVRQLRYSGMMETIRIRRAGYPIRYTFVEFVDRYRVLMPGVKPAYKQEDLRGTCQRIAEAVLGRDDDWQMGKTKIFLKDHHDMLLEIERDKAITDKVILIQKVVRGFKDRSNFLKMRKSAVLIQKTWRGYHCRKNYGAMRAGFSRLQALVRSRKLCASYHVARQRITGFQGRCRGYLVRLAFRHRLWAVITIQAYTRGMIARRLYKRLKGEYRRRLEAEKMRLAEETKLRNQMSAKKAKAEAERKHQERLAQLAKEDAEREKKEKEEARRKKEMVEQMEKARLEPVNDSDMVDKMFGFLGTTNSFPGQEGQAPAGFEDLERSHQELEVEDLDEALPLPEDDDEEDLSEYKFAKYAATYFQGTTTHTYVRRPLKQPLLFHDDEGDQLAALAVWITVLRFMGDLPEPKYHTAISDGSEKIPVMTKIYETLGKKTYKRELQALQGEGETPQSDSHKKNSVRHKLVSLTLKKKSKITEEVRDGEREERRLWNVFVGDLEILLFDASQVTKRLNDGEYGVHGNSMLEDRPTSNLEKLHFIIGNGILRPALRDEIYCQICKQLSQNPSKSSHARGWILVSLCVGCFAPTEKFVKYLRNFISSGPPGYAPYCEERLRRTFANGTRTQPPSWLELQATKSKKPIMLPVTFMDGTTKTLLTDSATTAKELCIALSDKINLRDRFGFSLYIALFDKVSSLGSGNDHVMDAVSQCEQYAKEQGAQERNAPWRLFFRKEIFTPWHCPGDDLVATNLIYQQTVRGVKFGEYRCDREDLAELASQQYYVDYGSEILLERLLSLIPSYIPDREICTSRTVEKWAHFIMAAHKKGIYTQKRFDPQKVKEEVVDFARHKWPLLFSRFYEAFKFSGPSLPKNDLIVAVNWTGVYFVDEQEQVLLELSFPEITAVSSSSGGKLQGQSFTLATIKGDEYTFTSNNAEDIRDLVVTFLEGLRKRSKFVVALQDNPNPTGEESTFLSFLKGDLILLDQDTGEQVLNSGWAHGINERTNQRGDFPADCIYVLPTMARPPQEIVALVTMTPDQRQESVRVSQLVMPESDDRTKPYTLEEFSYDYFRPPPKHTLSRVMVTKNRGKDKLWSCTREPLKQPLLKKVINHEELSQDACMSFIAMMKYMGDYPSKRTRSVNELTDQIFEGALKAEPLKDEIYCQILKQLTDNHVKYSEEKGWELLWLCTGLFPPSNVLLPHIQRFLQSKRHHPLSGDCMQRLHKALRNGSRKYPPHLVEVEAIQHKTTQIFHKVYFPDDTDEAFEVESSTKAKDFCQNISTRLLLKSPEGFSLFVKISDKVISVPEGDFFFDFVRHLTDWIKKSRPAKDGIVPSLTYQVFFMKKLWTSTVPGKDSFADSIFHYYQELPKYLRGYHKCSREEVFQLAALIYRVKFEDDKSHFPTIPKMLRELVPQDLIRQMSPDDWKRSVVAYFNKQAGKSREEAKLMFLKIIYKWPTFGSAFFEVKQTTEPNYPEILLIAINKHGVSLIDPKTKDVLTTHPFTKISNWSSGNTYFHITIGNLVRGSKLLCETSLGYKMDDLLTSYISQMLTTMNKQRSGRGHSK from the exons ggCGACTATGTCTGGTTGGACTTGAAGAGCGGTCGAGAGTTCGAGGTACCGATCGGTGCGGTGGTCAAACTCTGTGACTCAGGACAGATCCAGGTGCTGGACGATGAGGGGAAT GAGCACTGGATCTCCCCCCAGAATGCCACCAACATTAAGCCAATGCATCCCACCTCCATCCACGGGGTGGAGGACATGATCCGGCTGGGAGACCTCAACGAAGCTGGAATTCTGCGGAACCTGCTCATCAGATACAGAGAAAAACTcatatat ACAAACTGTGGTGGCAGG ACATACACCGGCTCCATCCTGGTGGCCGTCAACCCGTATCAGCTGCTGCCCATCTACACCGCCGACCAGATCCGCCTCTACACCAACAAGAAGATTGGAGAGATGCCGCCTCACATCTTTGCCATCGCTGACAACTGTTACTTCAACATGCAGAGGAACAACCGCGACCAGTGCTGCATCATCAG tgGAGAGTCTGGAGCAGGGAAGACAGAAAGCACCAAACTGATCCTTCAGTTCCTGGCAGCCATCAGTGGTCAACACTCCTGGATAGAACAACAGGTCCTGGAGGCCAATCCTATCCTAGAAg cttttggaaatgctAAAACGATCCGCAACGACAACTCTTCTCGTTTTGGAAAATACATCGACATCCACTTCAACAAGAGAGGAGCCATAGAAGGAGCCAAGATAGAACAATACCTGCTGGAGAAATCCAGAGTGTGTCGACAG GCCTTCGATGAGAGGAACTACCACGTCTTCTACTGCATGTTGAAGGGAAtgactgcagaggagaagaagaaactggGGCTGAGCAAAGCGACAGATTACACCTACCTGACCATA GGAAAGTGCACAGTGTGTGACGGTCGAGACGACTTGAAGGAATACTCCAACATCCGCTCTGCCATGAAG GTTCTGATGTTCACAGACAAAGAGAACTGGGAGATTTCTAAACTGTTGGCTGCTATTTTACACATGGGAAACCTCAGATATGAAG cTCGGACATACGACAACCTGGATGCCTGCGAGGTCGTCCGATGTCCTCACCTCACCACTGCTGCTACACTGCTGGag gtggaCAGTAAGGACCTGATGAACTGTCTCACCAGTCGGACTCTGATCACCAGAGGAGAAACCGTCTCCACACCTCTCAGTATGGAACAAGCTCTGGACGTACGAGACGCTTTCGTGAAG ggtatTTATGgacgtttgtttgtgtggatcGTGGAGAAGATCAACGCCGCCATCTACAAGCCTCCGTCATCACAGCCCAAATATCTCAGACGCTCCATCGGACTCCTGGACATCTTTGGCTTTGAGAACTTTACTGTCAACAG cttcgAGCAGCTTTGCATCAACTTTGCCAACGAGAACCTGCAGCAGTTCTTCGTGCGTCACGTCTTCaagctggagcaggaggagtacAACCTGGAGAACATCAACTGGCAGCACATCGAGTTCACCGACAACCAGGACGCTCTGGACATGATCGCCATCAAACCCATGAACATCATCTCGCTCATCGACGAGGAGAGCAAGTTCCCCAAG GGCACGGACACCACCATGTTGAACAAACTCAACTTTCAGCACAAACTCCACACAAACTACATCCCCCCTAAGAACAACTACGAGACTCAGTTTGGAATCCAGCACTTTGCAGGAGTGGTTTTCTACGAAACCAGAG gctTCCTGGAAAAGAACAGAGACACTTTATACGGCGACATCATCCAGCTGGTTCACTCGTCCAAGAACAAGTTCATCAAACAAATCTTCCAGGCTGacgttgccatg ggggCAGAGACCAGGAAGCGCTCGCCCACTCTGAGCAGTCAGTTTAAAAGATCTCTGGAGCTGCTGATGAGGACTCTGAGCGTCTGTCAACCTTTCTTCGTTCGCTGCATCAAACCCAACGAATACAAGAAACCCATG ttatttGACAGGGATCTGTGTGTGCGTCAGCTGAGGTACTCGGGTATGATGGAGACCATTCGTATCCGTCGTGCAGGATATCCCATCCGCTACACCTTTGTGGAATTTGTCGATCGCTACAGGGTCCTCATGCCCGGAGTCAAACCGGCGTATAAACAG GAGGACCTGAGAGGAACCTGTCAGAGGATTGCAGAGGCGGTGCTCGGCCGAGACGACGACTGGCAGATGGGAAAGACTAAAATCTTCCTCAAG GATCATCACGACATGCTGCTGGAGATCGAGAGAGACAAGGCCATCACTGACAAGGTCATCCTCATCCAGAAGGTGGTCCGAGGTTTCAAGGACAG GTCGAACTTCCTGAAGATGAGGAAGTCGGCTGTGTTGATCCAGAAAACGTGGAGAGGATATCACTGCAGGAAGAACTATGGAGCT aTGCGAGCCGGCTTCTCTCGCCTGCAGGCTCTGGTTCGTTCCAGGAAGCTGTGTGCGTCCTATCACGTGGCCCGTCAGCGCATCACGGGCTTCCAGGGCCGCTGCCGGGGCTACTTAGTGCGCCTGGCGTTCAGGCACAGGCTGTGGGCCGTCATCACCATCCAGGCCTACACCAGAGGCATGATCGCCCGCCGGCTCTACAAGAGGCTGAAGGGAGAg TACCGCAGGAGGCTGGAGGCTGAGAAGATGCGTCTGGCTGAAGAAACCAAACTGAGGAACCAGATGTCTGCGAAGAAAGCGAAGGCTGAGGCGGAACGCAAACACCAG GAGCGTCTGGCCCAGCTGGCCAAAGAGGATGCCGAAcgggagaagaaggagaaggaggaggctcGGAGGAAGAAGGAGATGGTGGAGCAGATGGAGAAAGCTCGTTTGGAGCCCGTCAACGACTCAGACATGGTGGACAAGATGTTCGGCTTCCTGGGGACAACAAACTCATTCCCTGGGCAGGAGGGACAAGCTCCTGCCGGCTTTGAG gaCCTGGAGCGAAGCCATCAagagctggaggtggaggatcTGGACGAAGCTCTTCCTCTGcctgaggatgatgatgaggaagattTGTCGGAGTACAAGTTCGCCAAGTATGCCGCCACCTACTTCCAGGgcaccaccacacacacctaCGTCCGACGACCTCTCAAACAGCCGCTGCTCTTCCACGACGACGAGGGAGACCAGCTG GCTGCTCTGGCGGTGTGGATCACAGTGCTGAGGTTCATGGGAGATCTGCCGGAGCCCAAGTACCACACGGCCATCAGCGACGGAAGCGAGAAGATCCCCGTCATGACCAAGATCTACGAGACGCTGGGAAAAAAGACGTACAAGAGGGAGCTGCAGGCGctgcagggggagggggag ACGCCTCAGTCCGACAGCCACAAGAAGAACAGCGTCCGACACAAGCTGGTGTCGCTCACGCTGAAGAAGAAATCCAAGATCACTGAGGAggtgagagatggagaaagagaagagcgACGATTATGGAATGTGTTTGTCGGAGATTTAGAAATTTTACTGTTCGATGCCTCACAGGTCACCAAGCGCCTCAATGATGGGGAGTACGGTGTCCATGGTAACAGCATGCTGGAGGACCGGCCGACGTCGAACCTGGAGAAACTTCACTTCATCATCGGGAACGGGATCCTGAGACCAGCGCTGAg ggatgAGATCTATTGTCAGATCTGTAAGCAGCTCAGTCAGAACCCGTCTAAGAGTTCTCACGCTCGTGGCTGGATCCTCGTCTCTCTTTGCGTCGGCTGCTTCGCCCCGACAGAAAAGTTTGTCAAG TACCTGAGGAACTTCATCAGCAGCGGTCCACCGGGTTACGCTCCGTACTGTGAAGAGAGACTGAGACGGACATTTGCTAATGGGACGAGGACACAACCTCCGTCCTGGCTGGAGctgcag GCCACCAAGTCGAAGAAGCCCATCATGCTGCCGGTGACGTTCATGGACGGCACGACCAAAACGCTGCTGACAGACTCAGCCACCACGGCCAAGGAGCTCTGCATCGCCCTGTCGGACAAGATCAACCTGCGAGACCGCTTCGGGTTCTCACTCTACATTGCTCTGTTTGACAAG GTTTCCTCTTTGGGCAGTGGGAACGACCATGTGATGGACGCCGTGTCGCAGTGTGAGCAGTATGCGAAGGAGCAGGGGGCCCAGGAGAGGAACGCCCCCTGGAGGCTGTTCTTCAGGAAGGAGATTTTCACGCCATGGCACTGCCCCGGCGACGACCTGGTCGCCACCAACCTCATCTACCAACAAACTGTGAGGGGCGTCAAGTTTGGAGAATACCGCTGCGACAGG GAGGACCTGGCAGAACTGGCCTCTCAGCAGTATTACGTCGACTACGGCTCAGAGATCCTTCTGGAGCGGCTGCTCAGCCTCATTCCCTCCTACATCCCAGACCGAGAGATCTGCACCTCCAGGACGGTGGAGAAATGGGCTCATTTCATCATGGCTGCCCACAAAAAG GGCATCTACACCCAGAAGAGGTTCGACCCTCAGAAGGTGAAGGAGGAAGTGGTCGACTTCGCTCGTCACAAGTGGCCTCTGCTCTTCTCTCGTTTCTACGAAGCGTTCAAGTTCTCAG gtCCCAGTCTACCTAAAAACGACCTGATCGTAGCCGTCAACTGGACCGGAGTTTATTTTGTAGACGAGCAGGAACAGGTCCTTTTAGAACTCTCCTTCCCAGAAATCACTGcagtgtccagcagcag CGGAGGAAAGTTGCAGGGTCAGAGTTTCACACTAGCGACCATCAAAGGTGACGAGTACACGTTCACCTCCAACAACGCAGAAGACATCCGTGACCTGGTGGTGACCTTCCTGGAGGGCCTGAGGAAGAGGTCAAAGTTTGTGGTCGCGCTACAAGACAACCCCAACCCCA ctgGGGAGGAGTCAACGTTCCTCAGCTTCCTGAAGGGAGACTTGATCCTGTTGGACCAGGACACCGGCGAGCAGGTCCTCAACTCTGGTTGGGCGCACGGCATCAACGAACGAACCAATCAAAGAGGAGATTTCCCAGCTGACTGCATCTATGTCCTGCCCACGATGGCTCGACCGCCGCAGGAAATAGTG GCGCTGGTCACCATGACACCGGACCAGCGGCAGGAGTCGGTTCGTGTTTCACAGCTCGTCATGCCCGAGAGTGACGACAGAACGAAACCCTACACACTGGAGGAGTTCTCCTACGACTActtcag GCCTCCTCCCAAACACACCCTGAGCAGAGTGATGGTCACTAAGAATCGTGGGAAGGACAAACTGTGGAGCTGCACCAGAGAGCCGCTCAAACAGCCGCTGCTGAAGAAGGTGATCAACCACGAGGAGCTGAGTCAGGACGCCTGCATGTCCTTCATCG CTATGATGAAGTACATGGGCGACTACCCGTCCAAACGGACGCGCTCGGTCAACGAGTTGACGGACCAGATCTTTGAGGGAGCGCTGAAGGCCGAACCTCTGAAGGACGAGATCTACTGTCAGATCCTCAAACAGCTGACTGACAACCACGTCAA GTACAGTGAGGAGAAAGGCTGGGAGCTGCTGTGGTTGTGCACTGGTCTGTTTCCTCCCAGTAACGTGCTGCTGCCTCACATCCAGCGCTTCCTGCAGTCGAAGAGACATCACCCGCTGTCTGGAGACTGTATGCAGAGGCTGCACAAAGCTCTACG TAACGGATCCAGGAAGTATCCCCCTCacctggtggaggtggaggccatccaacataaaacaacacagatctTCCACAAAGTCTATTTCCCCGACGATACAGACGAG GCGTTCGAGGTGGAGTCCAGCACCAAAGCCAAGGATTTCTGTCAGAACATTTCCACCCGGCTGCTGCTCAAATCTCCTGAAGGATTCAGCCTCTTCGTGAAGATCTCAgacaag GTGATCAGTGTCCCAGAGGGAGATTTCTTCTTTGACTTCGTCCGACATTTAACAGACTGGATCAAGAAATCTCGACCGGCGAAGGACG GTATTGTCCCCTCTCTGACTTATCAGGTGTTCTTCATGAAGAAGCTGTGGACCAGCACCGTTCCAGGGAAGGACTCCTTCGCCGACTCCATCTTCCACTACTACCAG GAGCTTCCTAAATACTTGCGTGGCTACCACAAGTGTTCACGAGAAGAGGTTTTCCAATTGGCAGCGCTCATCTACCGCGTCAAGTTTGAAGACGACAAATCTCACTTTCCTACAATTCCCAAAATGCTTCGGGAGCTGGTTCCCCAGGACCTGATTCGTCAGATGTCACCGGATGACTGGAAAAGA tctGTGGTGGCGTACTTCAACAAACAGGCCGGTAAATCCAGGGAAGAGGCCAAACTGATGTTTCTGAAGATTATCTACAAATGGCCGACCTTTGGCTCCGCCTTCTTCGAGGTCAAG CAAACCACAGAACCCAACTACCCAGAGATCCTGCTGATCGCCATCAACAAACATGGAGTCAGTCTCATCGACCCCAAGACCAAG gacgTCCTGACCACACACCCCTTCACCAAGATCTCCAACTGGAGCAGTGGCAACACCTACTTCCACATCACCATCGGCAACCTGGTCAGAGGAAGCAAACTGCTGTGTGAGACCTCACtg GGTTACAAGATGGACGACCTGCTGACCTCTTACATCAGTCAGATGCTGACCACCATGAACAAGCAGCGCTCCGGGCGGGGCCACAGCAAGTGA